A genomic region of Sulfobacillus acidophilus DSM 10332 contains the following coding sequences:
- a CDS encoding membrane protein insertase, YidC/Oxa1 family (PFAM: 60Kd inner membrane protein~TIGRFAM: membrane protein insertase, YidC/Oxa1 family, C-terminal domain~COGs: COG0706 Preprotein translocase subunit YidC~InterPro IPR020001:IPR001708~KEGG: tmr:Tmar_2371 membrane protein insertase, YidC/Oxa1 family~PFAM: Membrane insertion protein, OxaA/YidC~SPTR: Stage III sporulation protein J family protein;~TIGRFAM: Membrane insertion protein, OxaA/YidC, core) — MGIWHAFTGLLTAIFVAFSHWSGSYVVGIILLTLLVRLVLLPLGISQARSMQKMARLAPKQRELQQRHKGNPQTLNAEIAKLYKEEGVNPASGCLPLILQIPVMYGLFDVLRNFHYDKYHLSSWIWKNLGHPDHTGILAILVAVSTFFMQKQAMAMTPPQPETQASQKMMLWMMPIVFGYVAFKFPAGLSIYYVVSNIFQVAQTTILLRKPVGGAAGGTPATH; from the coding sequence ATGGGGATATGGCACGCATTTACCGGACTGTTGACAGCCATTTTTGTGGCGTTTTCGCATTGGAGCGGGAGTTATGTCGTCGGGATTATCCTCCTTACGCTGCTCGTCCGGTTGGTTTTGTTGCCGCTGGGGATCAGTCAAGCCCGATCGATGCAAAAAATGGCCCGTTTGGCTCCCAAGCAACGGGAATTGCAACAACGGCATAAAGGCAACCCTCAAACCTTAAATGCCGAAATTGCCAAGCTTTATAAAGAAGAGGGCGTCAATCCGGCATCCGGGTGTTTGCCGTTAATTTTGCAGATTCCGGTGATGTACGGGCTCTTTGACGTATTACGGAACTTTCATTATGACAAATATCACCTCAGCAGCTGGATATGGAAAAATTTGGGACACCCGGATCATACCGGGATCCTCGCGATATTAGTGGCCGTCAGCACCTTCTTTATGCAGAAGCAGGCAATGGCGATGACGCCTCCGCAACCGGAAACCCAGGCGAGTCAAAAAATGATGCTCTGGATGATGCCGATTGTGTTTGGTTACGTGGCGTTTAAGTTCCCGGCCGGGCTTAGCATTTATTATGTGGTGTCGAACATTTTTCAGGTGGCCCAAACCACG
- a CDS encoding UPF0161 protein yidD (PFAM: Domain of unknown function DUF37~TIGRFAM: conserved hypothetical protein YidD~COGs: COG0759 conserved hypothetical protein~HAMAP: Protein of unknown function DUF37~InterPro IPR002696~KEGG: bao:BAMF_2851 hypothetical protein~PFAM: Protein of unknown function DUF37~SPTR: Putative uncharacterized protein;~TIGRFAM: Protein of unknown function DUF37), with the protein MQVAGKSGSESGTRVRWGARLVMAAIRGYQRYISPMTPPSCRYIPTCSQYAVEAVGKYGAGKGLWLAIKRISRCHPLHEGGYDPVP; encoded by the coding sequence GTGCAGGTTGCTGGAAAGAGCGGGAGTGAATCGGGCACCCGGGTCCGGTGGGGTGCCCGGTTGGTTATGGCTGCGATTCGCGGGTATCAACGATATATATCACCGATGACCCCGCCGTCCTGTCGATATATTCCGACGTGCTCGCAATATGCGGTGGAAGCCGTCGGTAAGTACGGGGCCGGCAAGGGGCTTTGGTTAGCGATCAAGCGGATTAGCCGGTGCCATCCATTGCATGAAGGCGGGTATGATCCGGTTCCCTAA
- a CDS encoding Ribonuclease P protein component (PFAM: Ribonuclease P~TIGRFAM: ribonuclease P protein component, eubacterial~COGs: COG0594 RNase P protein component~HAMAP: Ribonuclease P~InterPro IPR000100~KEGG: bcl:ABC4120 ribonuclease P~PFAM: Ribonuclease P~SPTR: Ribonuclease P protein component;~TIGRFAM: Ribonuclease P~manually curated), with amino-acid sequence MKHPVRLKKRAEFGAVIRRGRRFGDRLLVLFILPQSQAAVRIGFTAQRAVGGAVERNRVKRRLRAAVQEMAEHIGECGDLVVMGKPEVADAPWNEVLGALKRVLRRAGCWKERE; translated from the coding sequence AAAAAACGAGCGGAGTTTGGGGCTGTGATCAGGCGCGGGCGACGGTTTGGTGACCGGCTCCTGGTCCTTTTCATTCTTCCTCAGAGCCAAGCCGCCGTGCGCATTGGATTTACGGCGCAGCGGGCGGTCGGTGGTGCCGTGGAGCGCAATCGGGTCAAACGGCGGTTGCGCGCTGCCGTACAAGAAATGGCGGAGCATATCGGGGAGTGCGGGGACTTGGTCGTCATGGGTAAACCTGAGGTGGCCGATGCTCCCTGGAATGAGGTGCTGGGCGCTTTGAAGAGGGTGCTGCGTCGTGCAGGTTGCTGGAAAGAGCGGGAGTGA